A part of Gemmatimonas groenlandica genomic DNA contains:
- a CDS encoding ArnT family glycosyltransferase: MSAGVTPVVSRSMVVLAAAVALGHVFVNVISPFEFHRDEFLYLAMGEHLRLWRMDFPPFIAIVARVSRALFGDSLTAIRLAPALASALIVLLTGVASSVTVELVAAADSGLERERARAFSWVPWLAMIAVITSPVFLRPGNLFQPVVFDQLWWTAALLALLMRAHTRDIRWWIAIGAALGLGLLTKFSIAFIGVGIVAGTLFTPTRRDLLTRWPWLALLLALAIGSPSLVGQWLLAFPIRWQMRDLQAEQLGVRSPLAFFAEQPGLVGPAMLLALAGLVWLLLARAAAPMRAVGIAVVTSWLLLSLNHGKAYYGAPVYPMLFAAGALAIAVALPEWRAGSHSMWRKRIAFSIGAIMLLLWPVALPIALPILSPERTARYIAWLGVSGSTTTNYGTTLELPQDFADMLGWHSMVVALANEWRAMPEQDRADAVVLAGSYGRAGAIDFYGPRYGLPRVVSPAGSYWFFGPGTKPGRIVLALGLSKAELEPFMTQCDERRLIGTPLGVEEERAVPITRCIGPKSPLQMLWPALDPSHE, from the coding sequence ATGAGCGCAGGCGTTACGCCGGTCGTATCGCGCAGTATGGTTGTGCTCGCTGCAGCCGTGGCGCTTGGTCACGTCTTCGTGAATGTGATCAGCCCGTTCGAATTCCATCGCGACGAGTTTCTGTACCTGGCGATGGGCGAGCATCTGCGGCTGTGGCGCATGGACTTTCCCCCGTTCATCGCCATCGTCGCGCGTGTATCGCGGGCGCTGTTCGGGGATTCGCTGACGGCAATTCGCCTGGCGCCGGCATTGGCGAGTGCGCTGATCGTGCTGCTGACGGGAGTGGCGTCGTCGGTGACGGTCGAGCTCGTGGCTGCGGCCGATAGCGGCCTCGAACGCGAACGAGCGCGCGCATTTTCGTGGGTGCCGTGGTTGGCGATGATCGCCGTGATCACGTCGCCGGTGTTCCTGCGTCCGGGCAATCTCTTTCAGCCGGTCGTGTTCGATCAGCTGTGGTGGACAGCGGCGTTGTTGGCGCTGCTCATGCGAGCGCATACGCGCGATATACGGTGGTGGATCGCCATCGGCGCGGCGCTGGGACTCGGCTTGCTCACCAAATTCAGCATCGCCTTCATCGGCGTGGGCATTGTGGCCGGGACCCTGTTCACGCCGACGCGGCGTGATCTGCTGACCCGATGGCCGTGGCTGGCGCTGCTGCTGGCGCTCGCCATCGGCAGTCCGTCGCTGGTGGGGCAGTGGCTCCTCGCATTTCCGATTCGCTGGCAGATGCGAGATCTGCAAGCGGAGCAACTGGGCGTGCGCTCACCACTGGCCTTCTTCGCCGAGCAGCCGGGACTCGTGGGACCGGCCATGCTGTTGGCGCTCGCGGGACTCGTCTGGTTGCTCTTGGCGCGCGCCGCCGCGCCGATGCGGGCGGTTGGTATCGCGGTCGTGACCAGTTGGCTCCTGCTATCATTGAATCACGGCAAGGCCTACTACGGTGCGCCCGTGTATCCGATGCTGTTTGCTGCCGGTGCACTGGCGATCGCGGTGGCGCTGCCGGAGTGGCGGGCCGGATCACATTCGATGTGGCGCAAGCGGATCGCATTCTCGATCGGTGCGATCATGCTGCTGCTCTGGCCAGTCGCGTTGCCGATTGCGCTGCCGATCTTGAGCCCCGAGCGAACGGCGCGATACATCGCGTGGCTCGGCGTGAGCGGGTCGACGACGACGAACTACGGCACGACGCTGGAACTCCCGCAGGACTTCGCCGATATGCTCGGCTGGCACTCCATGGTCGTCGCGCTGGCGAACGAGTGGCGCGCGATGCCCGAACAGGATCGCGCCGACGCCGTGGTGCTCGCTGGCAGTTATGGTCGTGCTGGAGCCATCGACTTCTACGGCCCGCGCTACGGGCTCCCGCGCGTCGTGAGTCCGGCTGGGAGTTACTGGTTCTTCGGCCCCGGCACCAAGCCAGGGCGTATCGTGCTCGCCTTGGGCCTGTCGAAGGCCGAGCTCGAGCCGTTCATGACGCAGTGTGATGAACGGCGCCTCATCGGAACACCGCTTGGTGTGGAGGAAGAACGAGCGGTTCCGATCACGCGCTGCATTGGACCAAAGTCCCCACTGCAAATGCTCTGGCCGGCACTCGATCCGTCCCACGAATGA
- a CDS encoding DEAD/DEAH box helicase, with translation MKQPDERDVAARNSERDVSETGFAALGLDPRIASALAALGYEEPTPVQRAAIPPLLEGRDVLAQAATGTGKTAAFALPLLSRVNTSAKGAERTSALILVPTRELAMQVAEAVHRYGKPMGVSALAVYGGSSMEMQVRALKRGVDVVIATPGRALDHIRRHTLQMTSLKTVVLDEADEMLDMGFAEDLEAILEATPKSRQTALFSATLPPRIASIAKRQLRDPVLVTIDREVVPDGEAARVRQVAYIVPRAHKMTALARVLDIEQPTSAIVFCRTRTEVDELSETLMARGLRADALHGGLSQDQRDRVMTKFRTKKTDLLIATDVAARGLDVKHVSHVVNFDVPADAESYVHRIGRTGRAGREGVAITLAEPREHRLLRNIERMTSQRIEIAQVPTVDDLRAHRLELVRTTLRETIMEGGLDKFRGIVESLAGEFDVMDIAAAAVKLFDSNDETDEPDIPAVQPRTDDRGSRDNSRGREGARDSAREGGRPSRGGEEEAPRGAKAAKRSKPEWSVARLWVGAGRKLKMRPGDLVGAIANEVGIDASVIGAIQIADGYSTVEVPEEIAEDIITALRNTTIKGKKVLVRRDRMR, from the coding sequence ATGAAACAGCCGGACGAGCGCGATGTCGCCGCACGGAACAGCGAGCGCGACGTCAGCGAAACCGGATTCGCGGCCCTCGGACTCGACCCCCGCATTGCCTCAGCGCTTGCTGCGCTAGGCTACGAAGAACCGACACCTGTTCAGCGTGCCGCTATTCCGCCACTGCTGGAAGGACGTGATGTATTGGCCCAGGCGGCCACCGGTACCGGCAAGACCGCGGCGTTCGCGCTGCCGTTGCTGAGCCGAGTGAATACGAGCGCGAAGGGCGCCGAGCGCACGTCCGCGCTCATCCTTGTGCCAACGCGCGAACTCGCCATGCAAGTGGCGGAAGCCGTCCACCGCTACGGCAAGCCGATGGGCGTGAGCGCGCTGGCCGTCTACGGCGGCTCCTCGATGGAGATGCAGGTCCGCGCCCTCAAGCGCGGCGTGGACGTCGTGATCGCGACGCCGGGACGTGCGCTCGATCATATCCGTCGTCACACGCTGCAAATGACGTCGCTCAAGACCGTCGTGCTGGACGAGGCCGACGAGATGCTCGACATGGGCTTCGCGGAAGATCTCGAGGCGATTCTCGAGGCCACGCCGAAGTCGCGTCAGACGGCGTTGTTTTCGGCCACGCTCCCGCCGCGCATCGCCAGCATCGCCAAGCGTCAGCTGCGCGATCCCGTGCTCGTCACGATCGATCGCGAGGTCGTACCCGACGGCGAAGCTGCCCGCGTGCGTCAGGTCGCCTACATCGTGCCGCGCGCCCACAAGATGACGGCCCTCGCGCGCGTGCTCGACATCGAGCAGCCCACGAGTGCGATCGTGTTCTGCCGTACGCGCACTGAAGTGGACGAGCTCAGTGAAACGCTGATGGCGCGTGGTCTGCGCGCCGACGCGCTGCACGGTGGATTGAGCCAGGATCAGCGCGATCGCGTGATGACGAAGTTCCGCACGAAGAAGACCGACTTGCTCATCGCGACAGATGTCGCGGCGCGTGGTCTCGACGTGAAGCACGTGTCGCACGTGGTGAACTTCGACGTGCCGGCCGACGCCGAGTCGTACGTGCACCGCATCGGCCGCACGGGTCGGGCCGGTCGCGAGGGTGTCGCGATCACGCTAGCCGAGCCGCGCGAACATCGGTTGCTGCGCAATATCGAACGCATGACGAGTCAGCGGATCGAGATCGCGCAGGTGCCGACGGTCGACGATCTTCGCGCGCATCGGTTGGAGTTGGTACGGACGACGCTGCGCGAGACGATCATGGAAGGCGGTCTCGACAAGTTCCGCGGCATCGTGGAGTCGTTGGCTGGTGAGTTCGACGTGATGGATATCGCCGCCGCCGCCGTGAAGCTGTTCGATTCGAACGACGAGACGGACGAGCCGGATATTCCGGCCGTGCAGCCGCGCACGGACGATCGCGGCTCGCGCGACAACAGCCGTGGCCGTGAGGGTGCGCGCGACAGCGCACGTGAAGGTGGCCGTCCGAGCCGCGGTGGCGAAGAGGAAGCACCTCGCGGCGCCAAGGCCGCCAAGCGTTCGAAGCCGGAATGGAGCGTAGCGCGGTTGTGGGTCGGTGCCGGTCGCAAGCTCAAGATGCGTCCGGGCGATCTCGTCGGCGCGATCGCGAACGAGGTCGGGATCGATGCTAGCGTGATCGGCGCGATTCAGATTGCCGACGGATACAGCACGGTCGAGGTTCCTGAGGAAATCGCCGAGGATATCATCACGGCGCTGCGGAACACGACGATCAAGGGCAAGAAGGTGTTGGTGCGTCGCGATCGGATGCGCTAG
- a CDS encoding GNAT family N-acetyltransferase, producing MTNTTADDRPASELIIRTATVTDAEALSEFAARVFHDTFAPDNDPMDLQAYLSDAFTPEKQAAEIADAACVCLVADMGGVFAGYALLRIGARDPIASRSNVGAPSVELQRFYVGHAWHGQGIAPRLMAACVGAARTAGGATLWLGVWERNARAIRFYAKQGFTDIGSQEFRLGSDLQTDRVMSRSVVNLDDVSA from the coding sequence ATGACGAACACAACCGCTGACGACCGCCCTGCGAGTGAGCTCATAATCCGCACAGCGACGGTGACCGACGCCGAGGCATTGTCGGAATTCGCGGCGCGTGTCTTTCATGACACGTTTGCGCCAGACAATGACCCGATGGACTTGCAGGCGTATCTCAGCGATGCGTTCACGCCGGAGAAACAAGCAGCGGAGATTGCGGACGCCGCGTGCGTCTGTCTGGTCGCCGACATGGGTGGCGTGTTCGCGGGATACGCGCTGCTGCGCATCGGTGCGCGGGATCCGATCGCGTCGAGGTCCAACGTCGGCGCGCCGTCGGTGGAGCTGCAGCGCTTCTATGTCGGCCACGCGTGGCACGGCCAAGGCATCGCGCCGCGATTGATGGCGGCGTGCGTCGGCGCGGCGCGTACCGCCGGTGGTGCGACGCTGTGGCTGGGCGTGTGGGAGCGGAATGCGCGGGCGATCCGCTTCTACGCGAAACAGGGCTTCACCGACATCGGCTCACAAGAGTTCCGACTTGGCAGCGACCTGCAGACCGACCGCGTGATGTCGCGGTCGGTGGTGAACCTCGACGATGTGAGCGCTTAG
- a CDS encoding SET domain-containing protein: protein MTDTSLPFEVRHSPIQGFGGYATRPIAAGTRIVEYAGERLTPEAAEARYPDVIGERHHTYLFAIDDEVVVDAAVNGNEARFLNHSCAPNCDAVFDDGRIWIDAIHDIEVGEELVYDYAYILPERHTPAAKKRFPCFCGAITCRGTILAKKR, encoded by the coding sequence ATGACCGATACATCACTTCCGTTCGAGGTCCGGCACTCCCCGATTCAGGGTTTCGGGGGCTACGCGACCCGCCCAATCGCCGCCGGCACCCGTATTGTTGAGTACGCCGGCGAGCGGCTGACGCCGGAAGCGGCGGAGGCGCGCTACCCAGACGTGATCGGGGAGCGTCACCACACCTATCTCTTTGCGATCGACGACGAGGTGGTCGTCGATGCCGCCGTTAACGGCAACGAGGCGCGGTTCCTGAATCACTCGTGCGCCCCGAACTGTGACGCGGTATTCGACGACGGCCGGATCTGGATCGACGCGATCCACGACATCGAAGTCGGCGAGGAGTTGGTCTACGACTACGCCTACATCCTGCCTGAGCGCCACACGCCGGCGGCCAAGAAGCGGTTCCCCTGCTTCTGCGGAGCGATCACGTGCCGAGGAACTATCCTCGCCAAAAAGCGATAG
- a CDS encoding NAD(P)/FAD-dependent oxidoreductase: protein MKAEPNTSTRVTSMHATDPRPHVVIVGGGFAGLTAARTLATADVRITLIDRTNHHLFQPLLYQVAMAVLNPADITVPIRWMLRDQPNATVIMAEVDRIDVPQHTLTLDGGSSIVAWDYLIVASGARHAYFGHPEWEGNAPGLKSIEDALEMRRRFLLSFEAAERSSAAGQREALLTFVIVGGGPTGVELAGMIPEITRKAMKHDFRRIDPASARVVLLEAGPRLLPQFPEALSARAERDLRELGVDVRTNTAVTSVDDAGVTVASGERIFAHTVFWGAGNQASPLGKQLGAPLDRVGRVVVSPDLSLPNDPHVFAIGDIASVLTDAGTPVPAVAPAANQMGAHAAKAILHDLRGTSRTAFAYFNKGDLATIGRHRAVASIGAVKLQGNIAWLAWLFIHILYLAGFRNRITVFVQWAFQYITYQRGVRLITGTTAHRLLNTSRDRELARAEAGSMPPKL, encoded by the coding sequence GTGAAGGCTGAACCGAACACCAGTACGCGCGTGACCAGCATGCACGCCACCGACCCTCGACCACATGTGGTCATCGTCGGTGGCGGTTTTGCAGGACTCACCGCCGCTCGCACGCTGGCCACGGCCGATGTGCGCATCACGCTCATCGACCGGACGAATCACCACCTGTTCCAGCCACTCCTGTATCAGGTGGCCATGGCGGTCCTCAACCCGGCCGACATCACCGTGCCGATCCGCTGGATGCTGCGCGATCAGCCGAACGCCACAGTGATCATGGCGGAGGTGGACCGTATCGATGTGCCGCAGCACACGCTGACCCTCGACGGCGGCAGCAGCATCGTCGCATGGGATTACCTCATCGTGGCGAGCGGCGCCCGACACGCCTACTTCGGCCATCCGGAGTGGGAGGGCAACGCGCCGGGCCTCAAGAGCATCGAAGACGCGCTCGAAATGCGACGACGCTTTCTGCTCAGCTTCGAAGCGGCCGAACGCTCCAGCGCTGCCGGTCAGCGCGAAGCGCTGCTGACATTCGTGATCGTGGGTGGTGGGCCGACCGGCGTGGAGCTGGCGGGCATGATCCCCGAGATCACGCGCAAAGCCATGAAGCACGACTTCCGGCGCATCGATCCCGCTTCCGCCCGCGTCGTGTTGCTGGAAGCGGGCCCGCGACTGCTGCCACAGTTCCCCGAAGCGCTCAGTGCACGCGCCGAGCGCGACCTGCGCGAACTGGGAGTGGATGTGCGGACCAACACGGCGGTCACCAGCGTCGACGACGCCGGCGTGACCGTAGCGTCGGGTGAACGCATCTTCGCGCACACCGTATTCTGGGGCGCCGGCAATCAGGCGTCGCCACTCGGCAAGCAGCTCGGGGCTCCACTCGATCGCGTTGGGCGCGTGGTGGTGTCCCCCGATCTCTCGTTGCCGAACGACCCGCATGTCTTCGCCATCGGGGATATCGCCTCCGTGCTCACCGATGCCGGCACGCCGGTGCCGGCCGTGGCACCCGCCGCCAATCAGATGGGCGCGCACGCAGCGAAGGCCATTCTGCACGACCTGCGCGGCACGTCGCGCACCGCCTTCGCGTATTTCAACAAGGGCGACCTGGCCACGATCGGCCGACATCGCGCCGTTGCCTCCATCGGTGCCGTGAAGCTGCAGGGCAACATCGCGTGGCTCGCCTGGCTCTTCATTCACATCCTGTATCTCGCCGGATTCCGCAATCGCATCACCGTGTTCGTACAGTGGGCTTTTCAGTACATCACGTATCAGCGCGGCGTGCGACTGATCACCGGCACCACCGCGCACCGCTTGCTGAACACCAGCCGCGACCGCGAGCTCGCGCGCGCGGAAGCGGGATCGATGCCACCGAAGTTGTAG
- a CDS encoding c-type cytochrome: MRSWVVMSVALLGSAVACARSAQEGAVQEARPIASAQGAAPRPQGPRRVPPTPMKLDTLRREAVAELMATLVGRENEPAGTVFKNVKLHKTMPAKEFVTMMDEQFGRGLGVNCTGCHMDNKDYASDARKDKIIALQMVKMQRDIDAKYIAKVKELDDPRPKTTCVMCHRGAGHLTTEMDVPTAPVPQRKRG, translated from the coding sequence ATGCGTTCGTGGGTCGTGATGTCGGTAGCGCTGCTCGGGTCGGCCGTCGCGTGTGCCCGTAGCGCGCAGGAAGGCGCGGTTCAGGAAGCGCGCCCCATCGCCTCGGCGCAAGGTGCTGCCCCTCGTCCGCAGGGCCCTCGTCGGGTGCCACCCACGCCAATGAAGCTCGATACGCTGCGCCGTGAAGCGGTGGCCGAGCTGATGGCGACGCTGGTGGGCCGCGAGAACGAACCGGCGGGCACGGTCTTCAAGAACGTGAAGCTGCACAAGACGATGCCCGCGAAGGAGTTCGTCACCATGATGGACGAACAGTTCGGTCGCGGTTTGGGTGTCAATTGCACCGGCTGTCACATGGACAACAAGGACTACGCCAGCGACGCGCGGAAGGACAAGATCATCGCGCTGCAGATGGTGAAGATGCAGCGCGACATCGACGCCAAGTACATCGCGAAGGTGAAAGAGCTCGACGATCCGCGTCCGAAGACGACCTGCGTGATGTGTCATCGCGGCGCGGGACACCTGACCACCGAGATGGACGTCCCGACTGCCCCCGTCCCTCAGCGCAAGCGCGGCTAA